Genomic DNA from Luteitalea sp.:
CGGGCGTACGGTGACTCCGTGCCGTACAGCACGTTGTCGAACTCGCGGGACAGGATGTCGCCGGGATCGTCGTTTTGACGTGCGATCGAGGCGCTCTGGCTCTGAACCTCCACCTGGATGCGTCCGGCGTCGAACGCGGGCCGGTGCAACACATCGGCGAACACTTGGAGCACTTCCGGGAAATCTTCCTTGAGCGCGCTGACCGACGCGCGCCCGACATCGAGACCGATGCTGGTCTCCACGGAGGCGGCCTTGCTCTCGAGAAACGCGTCGAGCTCGTCGGGCGGAAGCGACACCGTCCCGCCGGCGCGCAACATCGCGCCGGTCACGCTTGCCAGGCCCACGTCGTCGGCCGGCTCGACGAGCGACCCGGTGCGGATGCGGGCACTCGCGTTGACCAGTGGCAGCTCGTGGTCCTCAATGACCATCAGCACCAGGCCATTCGGCAGCACCACCCGCTCCGGTGTTGGGATGTCGACGGTGGGCAGCGGCGGATACTCGAGATCGTCCGCTTGCTTCACCTGCGCCAGCGCTGGCGCTACGGACAGTAAACCCGCAACGAGCAACCCCACCAGCAGGCGCGATCGCATGGCGAACATACTCATGACTCAGAACTCACAACCCATAACTCAAAACTTACTGCCCTGTCTTCGTCTCTGCCTCGGCGCTCTCCGTGACGATCTGGCCGACAGTCCGGTTCGTATCCTCGAAGAGCTCATTGGCCACGCGCCGGATGTCCGCCTTCGTCACCTTGTCCAGGCGATCGAGGTACCGGAACATCTCGCGCCAGTCGCCAAACAGCGTCTGGTATGCCGCCAGCTGCCCGGCCAGCCCGGAGTTACTGTTGAGCGAGCGTACGAGATCTGCGCGCGAGCGCGTCTTGAACCGCTCCAGCTCCTCGTCTGTGACGTCCTCGGTCTTGAGCTTCTCGATCTCGGCCCGTAGCGCCGCTTGCACCTTCTCGCCTGGCACGCCCACCGCGCTCACGATATAGAACGTGAAGAGATTCGGGTACTTCGATCCAGGGAACCCGCCGAATGCCTGTGCTCCGACGGCCACCTTTTGGTCTCGCACGAGGCTCTTGTACAGACGCGATGTACGACCGCGGCCCAAAATGTCCCCGAGCGCATCGTAGATCGGTTCCTCCGGATCGGTCCCGGCTGGCTTGTGATAGCCCTCGAGATAGAACGGCTGTGACGGATCGCGCAGCGTGAGGACGACCTCAGCGGTCTGCTCCGGTTCGACCGTACGCACAGGAGCCGGCTCCGGCCCGGCAGGGATCCGCTCGAAGTACCGATCGAGGATCGGAATGACTGCCGCCGCCTCGATGTTGCCCACGATGACCGTCACCAGGTTCGCGGGCCTGTAGTGTTTCTGGTAGAAGGCCTCCGCGTCGGTCAGCGTGAACGTTTGTAAATCGCTCATGTAGCCGACGACCGGCTGGTGATATGGGTGCGCGCTGAACGCCGCACCGATGAACTTCTCGACCAGCCTGCCGATCGGTTGGCTGTCGGTGCGCAGGCGCCGTTCCTCCATGACCACGTCGCGCTCCTTGTAGAACTCACGGAACACCGGCCGCTGAAAGCGCTCCGATTCCAGGTACCCAAAGAGCTCGACCTTGTTGGCCGGCAGGGAATAGAAATAGACCGTCGAATCGGCGCTGGTACCGGCGTTGAGCCCGACGCCGCCTTCCCGCTCGATGACTTCACCAAAGGCATTCGGCACCACATAGCGATTGGCGTCCGCCTGCTTCTGCTCGAACGCCTTCTTCAGCTTGTCGACGTCGGCCTTGTCCGGATGGCGCGCAAGCCGTGCCGCTTCGTAGGCCTGATACGCTTGCTCCATCTCCTCGATGGCCAGACGTTCTTTCTCGTAGTCCGTTGTCCCGATGTTGGGCGTGCCCTTGAACGCCATGTGCTCGAACATGTGGGCGAGACCCGTGATCCCTGGGATCTCCTGCGCCGATCCCACGTCCGCTTGTGTCGCAAAGGCAAACACCGGCGCCGTGTCTGGCCGCTCGACGATGATGAACGTCCAGCCGTTCTTCAGCGTGTGAACGGTCGTCCTCTTTTCGAGCTCCGCGAGGCTCTGGGCCTGAACCGAGACCGCCGTCGCAAAGACGACGCCAACGGCCAGCCCCAAGAGCACTCGAGCACCCTTGAGAACGAGAACCTTGACGCACTGTGTCAAGTTTCGAGTTCTCAAGCGAGCGTCGGGGGGCGCGGCTGCAAGCCACGGCCCGCTAGAACGACAGTGCGTCATGGAGAAGTCCTCGAGAACGGCGCGTTCGGCGAACGCGCCGTTACCATGAACGACGGTGGGGCCGCCTCGCCGAGGCGAGGCGGCCGCTAGTGTCCTAGTGTCCTAGTGTGCTGTCACACCAGAATTCGCGTAGCGAGGCGGTCTTCGGACTCCTTCACCCTGCCCGGCTAGTCCAGCACCTCGCCACGCTCGCGGTCGAGGAGCTCGTCCGCGTCGGCGAGATACTCCATCTCGTGTTCCAGATCGATCTCATCCGCGGCAGGCGGCGGCGGTGGCGGCGGCTCGTCGTGCGGGATCCGGACACCCCTGTAGTAATCGTAGCCCGTGCCCGCCGGGATGAGCCGGCCCATCGTGACGTTCTCTTTCAAGCCGCGGAGGAAGTCCACCCGACCCGCGATCGATCCCTCGGTCAGCACGCGTGTCGTCTCCTGGAACGATGCCGCGGAAATGAACGAGTCGGTCGAGAGCGAAGCTTTCGTGATCCCGAGCAACATTGGCCGGCCCTTGGCTGGCTGGCCACCGTCCGCAATCACGCGCTCGTTCTCTTCCATGAATCGGAACCGGTCCACGTAGTCGTCAACGAGGAACTCGGTGTCGCCGACGTCCTCGATCTTCACCCACCGCATCATCTGCCGGACGATGACCTCGATGTGCTTGTCGTTGATGTTGACACCTTGGAGCCGATAGACCTCTTGAATCTCGTTGACCAGATAGCTCTGCAGCTCTTTCTCGCCGAGCACCGCCAGGATGTCGTGCGGATTGCTGGGCCCGTCCATCAACGGCTCGCCAGCCTGCACGCGATCGCCGTCCTGCACGTTGACGTGCACGCCGCGCGGCAGCGAGTACTCGCGCGGTTCGGCGCCCGGCTCGTCCGGGACGATGTAGACCTTCCGCAGCCCCTTGACGATGCCCCCCATCTTGGCCGTGCCATCGATCTCGCTAATGACGGCAGAATTCTCGCGCGGCTTGCGCGCCTCGAACAGCTCGACGACGCGCGGCAGACCGCCCGTGATGTCCTTGGTCTTGGTGGTCTCACGCGGGATCTTCGCCAGTACCTGACCGGCGCGCACCTCCTCGCCGTCGTCTATCATGAGGTGGGCGTGGACGGGCACATGGTAGCGAGCCACCACGGTCTTGCCGTCCTCAGACCGTATTTCGATCAATGGCTGCTTCTTCTCGTCCGGCGAGTCGACGATGATGCGTCGGGACAGCCCTGTCACCTCATCCAGCTCTTCGTGCACCGTGACACCGTCGATGATGTCGCGGAACTTCACGGTACCCGTCGCCTCCGTGAGGATCGAGATCGTGTACGGATCCCACTCGACGAGCACCTGGTCTTGCTCGACCCGCTCGCCGTCCTTGACGCGCAGGCGTGCACCGTAGACGACGGCATAGCGCTCACGGTCGCGACCCTTGTCGTCCTGGATCACGATCGACGCCGTGCGGTTCATCACGATGAACTCGCCACTACGGCCCTGGACGTACTCCAACTTGTCGTAGCGGACACGGCCGGCGTGCTTGGCCTCCTGCGTCGACTGCTCGGAGATGCGCGACGCCGTCCCACCGATGTGGAACGTCCGCATGGTGAGCTGCGTGCCCGGCTCGCCGATCGACTGCGCCGCAACCACGCCGACGGCCAGGCCGAGCTCGACCATCCGGCCCGTGGCGAGGTCCCGCCCGTAGCACCTGCCGCACACACCGCGGCGCGACGCGCAGGTCAACACCGAGCGAATCTTGACGCGCTCGAGGCCCGACTCTTGAATGCGCGAGGCGAGCTCCTCCGTGATCTCCTCGTTCACCGCCACGATGAGGTCGCCGGTGAACGGATCCTTGATGTCTTCGAGCGCGACGCGGCCGATGATGCGGTCGCGCAGCGGCTCGATGATCTCGCCGCCTTCGACAATCGCCTGCGCCTCGATGCCGTCCAGCGTACCGCAATCCCGGTCCTGGATGATGAGGTCCTGAGCGACGTCGACGAGCCGGCGCGTGAGGTAGCCCGAGTCGGCGGTCTTCAGCGCCGTATCCGCCAGTCCCTTGCGCGCGCCGTGCGTCGAGATGAAGTACTGCAGCACCGTGAGGCCTTCGCGGAAGTTCGACGTGATGGGCGTCTCGATGATCTCGCCCGACGGCTTGGCCATCAAGCCGCGCATCCCCGCGAGCTGACGAATCTGCTGCTTGCTGCCGCGCGCGCCCGAGTCGGCCATGACGTACACCGGATTGAACAGCCCGTTCCGATCCGTCTCTTCCATCTCGCTGAACATCTCGTCGGCAATCCTCTCGGTGGCCTCCGACCACAGGGCGATCACCTTGTTGTAGCGTTCACCGTTGGTGATGGCACCGTCGAGGTACTGCTGCTCGACCTTGATCACCTCCTCACGCGCCCGGTCGACGATGGTCGCCTTGTGGGCTGGGATCACCAGGTCATCGATCCCGATCGACATCCCCGAGCGGGTCGCATACCGGAACCCGACCTCCTTGAGGCGGTCCAGCATCTCGACCGTCTTTTCGAGGCCGAGGTGCAGATAGCAGTACTGCACCAACTGCTGGAGCCCCTTCTTCTTCAGCAAGCCGTTCACGAACGGCATCTCCACCGGCAGCGCGTCGTTGAAGATCACGCGACCGACAGTCGTGTTGACGATCTTGGCAGAGACCTCCTGCACGCCACTGTGGAGGACGTCCTGGTCGTCACGCGCCACAGTGAGATCGATCAGCGAGCCTCGATAGCGCAGCCGAATCGGCGTCAGCGTCTCCAGCTGGCCATTCTCGAGCGCGAGGATGACATCCTCCATGTTGCCGAAGAGACGCCCCTCGCCCTTCGCGCCCGGCTTCGCCTTGGTCAGGTAGTAGCAGCCGAGCACGATGTCCTGCGACGGCACGGCAATCGGGTGCCCATTGGCCGGCGAGAGGACGTTGTTCGACGCCATCATCAGCACAGAGGCCTCGATCTGCGCCTCCGGCGACAGGGGGATGTGCACCGCCATCTGGTCGCCGTCGAAGTCCGCGTTGAACGCGGTGCACACCAGCGGATGGATTCGAATGGCCTTCCCTTCGACGAGCGTCGGCTCGAACGCCTGAATCCCAAGGCGGTGGAGCGTCGGGGCGCGGTTGAGCAGGACCGGGTGCTCCTTGATGACCTCTTCGAGCACGTCCCAGACCTCGGGCCGCTGCTGCTCGACCATCTCCTTGGCCTGTTTGATCGTGGCGACGAGCCCACGCTCCTCCAGCTTGTTGTAGATGAACGGCTTGAAGAGCTCGAGCGCCATCTTCTTGGGCAGGCCGCACTGGTGCAGCTTCAACTCCGGTCCCACGACGATGACCGACCGGCCCGAGTAGTCGACGCGCTTGCCCAGCAGATTCTGCCGGAATCGTCCCTGCTTGCCCTTGAGCGTGTCCGACAGCGACTTGAGCGGCCGGTTGTTCGCGCCCCGCAGCACACGGCCCCGCCGGCCATTGTCGAAGAGCGCGTCAACGGCTTCCTGCAGCATCCGCTTCTCGTTGCGGATGATGACGTCCGGCGCCTTCAGCTCGATGAGCTTCTTCAACCGGTTGTTCCGGTTGATGACGCGCCGATACAGGTCGTTCAAGTCCGACGTGGCGAAGCGCCCGCCATCGAGCGGGACGAGCGGCCGCAGCTCCGGCGGCAGCACCGGGATGACATCGAGGATCATCCACTCCGGCTTGTTGTGCGACTTCCGGAAGGCGTCGACCACCTTGAGCCGCTTCGCGAACTTGAGCCGCTTCTGCGCCGACTGCTCATCCTTCATCTTGCGGCGCAACTCGCCGGCGAGCTCCTCAATCTCCACCCGCTTGAGCAGCTCTTTGATGGCCTCTGCGCCCATGCCCGCGCGGAACGCCGTCAAGCCGAACTCCTCACGCTTCTTTCGAAACTGATCTTCGTTGAGCAGCTCGTGCATCTTCAGATCCGTCGTGCCCGGCTCGATGACGACGTACGCCTCGAAGTACAGCACGCGCTCGAGGTCGCGCAGCGAGATGTCCAGCAGATGGCCAATGCGGCTCGGCAAGCCCTTGAAGAACCACACGTGGCTCACCGGCGTGGCCAGCCCGATATGGCCCAGCCGCTCCCGGCGCACACGCGCCTGCGTCACCTCGACACCGCACTTGTCACAGATGACACCGCGGTGCTTCATCCGCTTGTACTTGCCGCAGAGGCACTCCCAATCGGTGACTGGACCAAAGATCTTCGCGCAAAAGAGGCCATCTCGCTCCGGCTTGAACGTCCGGTAGTTGATGGTCTCCGGCTTCGTCACTTCGCCGTGCGACCACGCGAGAATCTTCTCCGGCGACGCCAGACTGATGCGAATGGCGTCGAAGTCGGATGTCAGCGCGCTACGTTCAGGTCTCATGGATGTTCCTCAGTTCTAGCGGACCGCGATCTCTGGCCGCGCTCCCCGACGCTCACTCGACGCACCGAACCTTGACTCAACGAGTCAAGGTTTCGCTGCCTCAAGGGTTCTAGCGGACCGCGATCTCTGGCCGCGCTCTCCGACGCTCACTCGAGAACCCTGAAACTTGACTCAAATGCGTCAAGTTTCGGGGTCTCAAGGGTTCAAACGTCGACCTCAGCAAGGCCCGGTAGGGCGTGTTCGCCGAACGCGCCGTCGTCGCACCTCATGTGGTGAGCGACGGCTCCTCGACCGGTGGCTGGACCTGTTCCGGCCGCTTCTTGAGCTTCATGAGCTCGACGTCCAGACCCAGGGCCTGCAGCTCTCGGATGAGCACATTGAACGACTCCGGCAACCCAGGCGTGTACGACGCGTCGCCCTTGACGATCGCTTCGTAGATCTTCGCCCGGCCCGTCACGTCGTCCGACTTGGCCGTCAGCAGCTCTTGGAGAATGTGCGCTGCGCCGTACGCCTCCAGCGCCCAGACCTCCATCTCACCGAAGCGCTGTCCGCCGAATTGCGCCTTCCCGCCGAGCGGTTGCTGCGTGATGAGCGAGTACGGCCCAATCGAGCGCGCGTGGATCTTGTCGTCGACCAGGTGCGACAGCTTGAGCATGTAGATGTAACCCACGGTCACATCCTGCTCGAAGGGATCGCCGGACATCCCGTCGAACAGCCGCGTCTTCCCGCTGTTTGGCAGGGCGCCACGCTCCAGCCAGCTCTTGATCTCCGCCTCGGTCGCACCGTCGAACACGGGCGTCGCGAAGTAGAACCCGAGCGCATGGGCCGCCCAGCCAAGGTGTGTCTCCAGAATCTGCCCGACGTTCATGCGCGATGGCACGCCGAGCGGATTGAGCACGATCTCGACCGGCGTGCCGTCCGGCAGATACGGCATGTCCTCTTCGGGAAGAATGCGCGCGATGACACCCTTGTTGCCGTGTCGGCCCGCCATCTTGTCGCCGACCGACAGCTTGCGCTTCATCGCGACGTACACCTTCACCAGCTTGATCACGCCCGGCGGCAGCTCGTCGCCGCGCCGGATCTTTTCCTTCTTCTCCTCGAACAGCTGGCGGATGACCTCCACTTGGCGTTCGGTCCGGTCTTCGAGCAGCCGGAGATCCTCGTCGAGACGCGGATCATCGCTCGACACCTTCGCGCGCACCAGTGCCAGGAACGGCACGTCGGCCATGTCATCAGCCGTCAGCACCGCGCCCTTCTTGAGCAGGCGCTCGCTGCCGGTCTCGCTGAACAAATCTTGACGAAGCGTCTGTCCCTGCAGCGTCGCGACGACACGCTTCTTCGTCTCCTCGTGAAGAATGCGAATCTCGTCCTGCAGGTTCTTCTCCATCATGTCGAGCTCTTCGGCCTCGATGGCCTTCGCCCGCTCGTCCTTCTCGATGCCCTTGCGCGAGAAGATCTTCACCCCGACCACGATCCCCTCGATGCCCGGCGGGCAGATGAGCGACGCGTCACGCACGTCTCCCGCCTTCTCGCCGAAGATCGCGCGGAGCAGCTTCTCTTCCGGCGTGAGCTGCGTCTCCCCCTTCGGCGTCACCTTGCCGACGAGGATGTCGCCCGGCTTGACATAGGCGCCAATCCGGATGATCCCGCTCTCGTCGAGGTCCTTCAGGTAGCTCTCGCCGACGTTGGGGATGTCTCGCGTAATCTCTTCGGGCCCGAGCTTCGTGTCCCGCGCTTCGATCTCGAACTCCTCGATGTGAATGGAGGTGTAGTAGTCGTCCTTGACGAGCTTTTCCGAGACCAGGATCGCGTCCTCGAAGTTGTAGCCGCGCCACGGCATGAACGCCACGAGCACGTTCCGCCCGAGTGCCAGCTCACCCAACTCGGTGCAGGGGCCGTCCGCCAGCACCTGTCCCTTCTGCACGCGCTGACCGACGCGGACGATAGGCCGCTGGCTGATGCAGGTGTTCTGGTTGCTGCGCTTGAACTTCACGAGGTTGTAGATGTCGGCGCCCATCTCCTTCGCCACGCCCTCGCCTTCGGCGTCGACGCGCACGACGATCCGCTGGCTGTCGACGTAGTCGACGGTCCCGGCCCGACGCGCGACGACCACGGCGCCGGAGTCGCGCGCCGTGATGTACTCCATGCCGGTGCCCACATAGGGCGCGCGCGCCTGGATGAGGGGCACCGCCTGCCGCTGCATGTTCGACCCCATGAGCGCACGGTTCGCATCGTCGTTCTCGAGGAACGGGATGAGCGAGGCGGCCACCGACACGAGCTGCTTCGGCGAAACGTCGATGAACTGGACGTTCTCCCGAGCCGCCAGCACGAAGTTGCCCGCCTGCCGGGAGTTGATGCGCTCGTCCAGCAGGTACCCCCGCTCGTCGACGCGGGCGTTGGCCTGAGCGATGAGGTACTGGTCCTCCTCCCAGGCGGAGAGATAGTACGAGAACGGCTCCCATTCCAGCCCCTTGCGGCGGCCGCGCTTGGGAGATCCCTCCTCGTCGAGGACTTCCTCCACCTTCACGAGATCCCCCACCGAGTGCTTCGATCCCTGCGGTGCCGCGGTGATAATCACGTTGTCGATCACGCGCCCGTTCTCGACCTTGCGATACGGCGACTCGACGAACCCGAACTCGTTGATCTGGGCATAGCAGGAGAGCGACGAGATGAGGCCGATGTTCGGTCCTTCCGGTGTCTCAATCGGGCAGATGCGTCCATAGTGCGTCGGGTGCACGTCGCGCACCTCGAACCCGGCACGCTCACGGGAGAGCCCGCCCGGCCCCAGCGCGGAGAGACGTCGCTTGTGCGTCACCTCCGAGAGCGGGTTGGTCTGATCCATGAACTGCGAGAGCTGTGACGACCCGAAGAATTCGCGAATGGCCGCCATGACCGGCTTCGCATTGATCAAGTCGTGCGGCATGGCGGTGGCCATTTCCTGGTACACCGACATCTTTTCCTTGATCGCCCGCTCCATGCGTACGAGGCCCAGTCGGAACTGGTTCTCGAGCAGCTCGCCAACGGAGCGGACGCGCCGGTTCCCCAGGTGATCGATGTCGTCGACGCCTGCAGGATTCCGCCGCAGCTTCAACAGGAACGTAATGACTTGATAGAAATCCTGCGGATGCAGAATCCGCTCGTCGAGCGGCGTGGTCAGCTTGAGCTTCGTGTTCAGCTTGAGGCGCCCCACCCGCGAGAAGTCGTACTTCTGCGGATTGAAGAACATGCTCTCGAACAACGAGCGCGAGCTGTCGAGCGTGGGCGGATCCCCCGGGCGAAGGCGCCGATAGATCTCGATGAGCGCCTCTTCGTGCGTGTGGATGGGGTCCTTCTTCAAGGTCTGCGACAGCACCGGTCCAATCTCGTCGCGCTCGGGGAAGAAGATGTCGAGCCGTTCGACCCCCTTCTCCTGCGCAATCGCGACCTCGCGCGGTGTGAGCTCCTCATTGGCCTCCAGCAAGACCTCGCCGGTCTGCGGGTCGACGACGTCGGACGCCGTCCATGCGCCCTCGAACTCGAATGGCTCGACCTCGATCGCCTCGACCCCTGCCTTGCGCAACGCTTCGACCGCCTGCCGGTTGATCTTCTTGCCCTTGGCAATCGTCAGCTCCGTGCCGGGAACGGTGACCTCCTTTCCCGCGCGCAGGCCGACGAGCGAGGGGCCCACTGCCCAGAACACGCCCCCGCCGCTCAGCAGCAATCTGTCGACGCTGTAGAACGCGTGCAGGATCTCATCCGCGCCGCGCAAGCCGAGCGCGCGCAAGAAGACGCTTGCCAAGAACTTGCGCTTGCGATCGATACGCACGTAGAGCAGGTTCTTGGTGTCGTATTCGAACTCCACCCACGACCCGCGATACGGAATGATCTGCCCAATGAAGAGCGTCTTGTCCTCGGAGTGGAAGAAGACGCCGGGCGAGCGGTGCAGCTGGCTGACGATGACGCGCTCCGTGCCGTTGATGATGAACGTGCCGTTGTCGGTCATCAGCGGGATGTCGCCGTAATAGACCTCCTGCTCTTTGATGTCGCGAATGGTCTTGGCGCCTGTCTCCGCGTCCTTGTTCCAGACGACGAGGCGGATCGTCACCTTGAGGGGCACGGCGTAGGTCATGCCCCGCTCCTGGCACTCCTCCACGTCGTACTTGAGCTTCATCTCAACGGTCTGTCCGCACGTATCACAGATATCTGCGCGAACCTCGCTCACCTGGCCGCACTTCGCGCACACCACCTCGTGCCCGCCGTAGGGATCGGCGACGAGCGGCGAGCCGCAACTGACGCAAGGCTTGCGCAGGTGGATCAAGCCTTCGAGGCGACCACACTTGCACTGCCAATTGCCAATCGAGTACTCGATGAACTCGAGTGACGAGTTCTCGCGGAAGTCGCTGATCGGGAAGACGGACTTGAAGACAGCCTGAAGCCCGATGTCCTCGCGCTCCTCCGCCAACCGATTCATCTGCAAGAAGCGCTCGTACGACTTCTTTTGAATCTCGATCAGGTTCGGAATCGGAACCGTCGTCCTGATCTTGGAAAAATCGATACGGTCGCGATAGACGTTAGTAGCAAGGCTGGTCATGCTTTTTGGGTCCCACGCTTAGTTCTTGGTCCCTGGTTCTTGGTTCTTGGTTCTTGGTGCGGCGACGGATATTGGTGGTTCTCATCGCGAGACCGCGCCGTGCGCTCGCTCAGCCGGGCGAGGGCGTCCCAGCGCATCCGCGCCAGCCGCCCACTTGCGCCGCCCGCACCAAGAACCAAGCACCAAGAGCTAAGAACCAATGCGATCTACTTGAGCTCGACTTTCGCGCCGACGTCTTCGAACTTCTTCTTGATGGCCTCTGCCTCTTCCTTGGGGATGTCCTCTTTGACGGCCTTGGGCGCACCCTCGACGAGATCCTTGGCTTCCTTCAACCCGAGGCTGGTCACCTCGCGTACCGCTTTGATCACGTTGATCTTGTTGGCACCGATCTCGGTGAGCACCACGGTGAACTCGGTCTGTTCCTCGGCTGGAGCGGCTGCGGCTGCCGGCGCTGCACCCGCCACGACGACCGGCGCCGCCGCAGCGGCCGACACGCCGAGCTCCTGCTCGAGCGTCTTGACCAGCTTCGACAGCTCCATGACCGAGATGTTCTTGATGTAGTCGACCACCTGTTCCTGTGTTACGTCTGGCATTCCCTGCTCCTCTCTCAATCCTGGATGCACGCACGGTAGGGACGGACCACCCCAGCGCGCGGCTGCCGCGCTGGGGACCCCGGCGCCTCACCGAGGCGTTCGGTCCACACGGCGCGTTCGGCGAACGCGCCCTACCGTCTCATGCGCATACCGCGAACACTGTCACGCCTCTGCCTTCTTCTCCGCCTGCACCAGCACGGACATGACATCGCGAAGTGGCGCGTTCAACACGCTCACCATCTGCACCATCGGCGCCTGCAGCAAGAAGAGCAGTCGCGCGTAGAGCTCTTCCTTTCCTGGCATGACCGCAAGGTCGCCAACCTCCTGCGGCACCAGCGTCTCTCCTTGCACGACCGCCGCCTTCACGACCAGCGCCGGCGCCGTCTTCGCGAACGTCGTCAGAACCTTCGCGAGACCGATAGGATTGTCTTCACTGAAGGCCACTGCGGTTGGGCCCTCGAGATAGCGCGTGAGATCTTCGAACGCTGTGCCGGCGAGCACTCGCTTCGCCAACGTGTTCTTCACCACGCGATATGAGCCCCGGACCGCGCGTACTTGTCGGCGAAGCTCGGTGACCTCGGGAACCTTGAGACCACGGTAGTCGAGCAGAATTGCCGTCTCCGCCTGCCCGAACACTTCCG
This window encodes:
- a CDS encoding insulinase family protein, with product MTHCRSSGPWLAAAPPDARLRTRNLTQCVKVLVLKGARVLLGLAVGVVFATAVSVQAQSLAELEKRTTVHTLKNGWTFIIVERPDTAPVFAFATQADVGSAQEIPGITGLAHMFEHMAFKGTPNIGTTDYEKERLAIEEMEQAYQAYEAARLARHPDKADVDKLKKAFEQKQADANRYVVPNAFGEVIEREGGVGLNAGTSADSTVYFYSLPANKVELFGYLESERFQRPVFREFYKERDVVMEERRLRTDSQPIGRLVEKFIGAAFSAHPYHQPVVGYMSDLQTFTLTDAEAFYQKHYRPANLVTVIVGNIEAAAVIPILDRYFERIPAGPEPAPVRTVEPEQTAEVVLTLRDPSQPFYLEGYHKPAGTDPEEPIYDALGDILGRGRTSRLYKSLVRDQKVAVGAQAFGGFPGSKYPNLFTFYIVSAVGVPGEKVQAALRAEIEKLKTEDVTDEELERFKTRSRADLVRSLNSNSGLAGQLAAYQTLFGDWREMFRYLDRLDKVTKADIRRVANELFEDTNRTVGQIVTESAEAETKTGQ
- the rpoC gene encoding DNA-directed RNA polymerase subunit beta'; translated protein: MRPERSALTSDFDAIRISLASPEKILAWSHGEVTKPETINYRTFKPERDGLFCAKIFGPVTDWECLCGKYKRMKHRGVICDKCGVEVTQARVRRERLGHIGLATPVSHVWFFKGLPSRIGHLLDISLRDLERVLYFEAYVVIEPGTTDLKMHELLNEDQFRKKREEFGLTAFRAGMGAEAIKELLKRVEIEELAGELRRKMKDEQSAQKRLKFAKRLKVVDAFRKSHNKPEWMILDVIPVLPPELRPLVPLDGGRFATSDLNDLYRRVINRNNRLKKLIELKAPDVIIRNEKRMLQEAVDALFDNGRRGRVLRGANNRPLKSLSDTLKGKQGRFRQNLLGKRVDYSGRSVIVVGPELKLHQCGLPKKMALELFKPFIYNKLEERGLVATIKQAKEMVEQQRPEVWDVLEEVIKEHPVLLNRAPTLHRLGIQAFEPTLVEGKAIRIHPLVCTAFNADFDGDQMAVHIPLSPEAQIEASVLMMASNNVLSPANGHPIAVPSQDIVLGCYYLTKAKPGAKGEGRLFGNMEDVILALENGQLETLTPIRLRYRGSLIDLTVARDDQDVLHSGVQEVSAKIVNTTVGRVIFNDALPVEMPFVNGLLKKKGLQQLVQYCYLHLGLEKTVEMLDRLKEVGFRYATRSGMSIGIDDLVIPAHKATIVDRAREEVIKVEQQYLDGAITNGERYNKVIALWSEATERIADEMFSEMEETDRNGLFNPVYVMADSGARGSKQQIRQLAGMRGLMAKPSGEIIETPITSNFREGLTVLQYFISTHGARKGLADTALKTADSGYLTRRLVDVAQDLIIQDRDCGTLDGIEAQAIVEGGEIIEPLRDRIIGRVALEDIKDPFTGDLIVAVNEEITEELASRIQESGLERVKIRSVLTCASRRGVCGRCYGRDLATGRMVELGLAVGVVAAQSIGEPGTQLTMRTFHIGGTASRISEQSTQEAKHAGRVRYDKLEYVQGRSGEFIVMNRTASIVIQDDKGRDRERYAVVYGARLRVKDGERVEQDQVLVEWDPYTISILTEATGTVKFRDIIDGVTVHEELDEVTGLSRRIIVDSPDEKKQPLIEIRSEDGKTVVARYHVPVHAHLMIDDGEEVRAGQVLAKIPRETTKTKDITGGLPRVVELFEARKPRENSAVISEIDGTAKMGGIVKGLRKVYIVPDEPGAEPREYSLPRGVHVNVQDGDRVQAGEPLMDGPSNPHDILAVLGEKELQSYLVNEIQEVYRLQGVNINDKHIEVIVRQMMRWVKIEDVGDTEFLVDDYVDRFRFMEENERVIADGGQPAKGRPMLLGITKASLSTDSFISAASFQETTRVLTEGSIAGRVDFLRGLKENVTMGRLIPAGTGYDYYRGVRIPHDEPPPPPPPAADEIDLEHEMEYLADADELLDRERGEVLD
- the rpoB gene encoding DNA-directed RNA polymerase subunit beta, coding for MTSLATNVYRDRIDFSKIRTTVPIPNLIEIQKKSYERFLQMNRLAEEREDIGLQAVFKSVFPISDFRENSSLEFIEYSIGNWQCKCGRLEGLIHLRKPCVSCGSPLVADPYGGHEVVCAKCGQVSEVRADICDTCGQTVEMKLKYDVEECQERGMTYAVPLKVTIRLVVWNKDAETGAKTIRDIKEQEVYYGDIPLMTDNGTFIINGTERVIVSQLHRSPGVFFHSEDKTLFIGQIIPYRGSWVEFEYDTKNLLYVRIDRKRKFLASVFLRALGLRGADEILHAFYSVDRLLLSGGGVFWAVGPSLVGLRAGKEVTVPGTELTIAKGKKINRQAVEALRKAGVEAIEVEPFEFEGAWTASDVVDPQTGEVLLEANEELTPREVAIAQEKGVERLDIFFPERDEIGPVLSQTLKKDPIHTHEEALIEIYRRLRPGDPPTLDSSRSLFESMFFNPQKYDFSRVGRLKLNTKLKLTTPLDERILHPQDFYQVITFLLKLRRNPAGVDDIDHLGNRRVRSVGELLENQFRLGLVRMERAIKEKMSVYQEMATAMPHDLINAKPVMAAIREFFGSSQLSQFMDQTNPLSEVTHKRRLSALGPGGLSRERAGFEVRDVHPTHYGRICPIETPEGPNIGLISSLSCYAQINEFGFVESPYRKVENGRVIDNVIITAAPQGSKHSVGDLVKVEEVLDEEGSPKRGRRKGLEWEPFSYYLSAWEEDQYLIAQANARVDERGYLLDERINSRQAGNFVLAARENVQFIDVSPKQLVSVAASLIPFLENDDANRALMGSNMQRQAVPLIQARAPYVGTGMEYITARDSGAVVVARRAGTVDYVDSQRIVVRVDAEGEGVAKEMGADIYNLVKFKRSNQNTCISQRPIVRVGQRVQKGQVLADGPCTELGELALGRNVLVAFMPWRGYNFEDAILVSEKLVKDDYYTSIHIEEFEIEARDTKLGPEEITRDIPNVGESYLKDLDESGIIRIGAYVKPGDILVGKVTPKGETQLTPEEKLLRAIFGEKAGDVRDASLICPPGIEGIVVGVKIFSRKGIEKDERAKAIEAEELDMMEKNLQDEIRILHEETKKRVVATLQGQTLRQDLFSETGSERLLKKGAVLTADDMADVPFLALVRAKVSSDDPRLDEDLRLLEDRTERQVEVIRQLFEEKKEKIRRGDELPPGVIKLVKVYVAMKRKLSVGDKMAGRHGNKGVIARILPEEDMPYLPDGTPVEIVLNPLGVPSRMNVGQILETHLGWAAHALGFYFATPVFDGATEAEIKSWLERGALPNSGKTRLFDGMSGDPFEQDVTVGYIYMLKLSHLVDDKIHARSIGPYSLITQQPLGGKAQFGGQRFGEMEVWALEAYGAAHILQELLTAKSDDVTGRAKIYEAIVKGDASYTPGLPESFNVLIRELQALGLDVELMKLKKRPEQVQPPVEEPSLTT